The following proteins are co-located in the Lentibacillus sp. JNUCC-1 genome:
- a CDS encoding DUF420 domain-containing protein, translating to MSLNKDKNYAGPVITLTIIVNGMIAFLFFMPKQDRSIPFDVTILPRLNAIFNAFTFIFLLAALFFILRKNIAMHRNFIFAAFTTTTLFIVSYLTYHYLAPSTSFGGEGIVKSIYYFVLISHIVLAPIVVALALFSLVWGLTRQVKKHRKIVRWTMPIWLYVSLSGVIVYFMISPYY from the coding sequence ATGTCTCTGAATAAAGATAAAAACTATGCAGGGCCTGTAATTACACTCACCATAATCGTAAACGGTATGATCGCTTTCTTATTTTTCATGCCAAAGCAGGACCGTTCCATCCCGTTTGACGTAACGATCCTGCCAAGATTGAACGCCATTTTTAATGCTTTCACGTTTATTTTTCTCTTAGCAGCACTCTTTTTTATTTTGAGGAAAAATATTGCGATGCATCGTAATTTTATTTTTGCGGCTTTCACAACAACAACTTTGTTCATCGTCTCATACCTGACGTACCATTATCTTGCACCGAGCACATCTTTTGGCGGCGAAGGGATAGTTAAATCCATCTATTACTTCGTGCTGATATCTCATATTGTATTGGCGCCAATAGTCGTGGCCCTCGCCTTGTTTTCTCTCGTTTGGGGACTGACTCGACAAGTGAAAAAGCATCGAAAAATCGTACGCTGGACAATGCCCATCTGGCTCTATGTCAGCCTCAGCGGCGTCATCGTCTACTTCATGATCTCACCATACTATTAA